A genomic region of Antennarius striatus isolate MH-2024 chromosome 16, ASM4005453v1, whole genome shotgun sequence contains the following coding sequences:
- the smcr8a gene encoding guanine nucleotide exchange protein smcr8a — protein sequence MIGSPDVVAFTKEDEYGETNPDPLVLPKEFSVPLHPLADFNPWAKTSFAKFTRDFILISEFSEQVGPQPLLTIPEDPKVCGTFDLNYFSLRIMSVDYQASFVGHPPGTGYPRLSFVEDSRVVLGDSKEGAFAYVHHLTLYDLEARGFVRPFCMAYVSADERKIMLQFEELSIRFSQASECLKAGNRRAFAKELQRKLRDLEYTHSVLQREEGLQREAGPQCMYSPHAVEKANELANVEKSIYEHRDLLRQISSYHHYPRRDPHAVACQKCITDCLNECEELLDKYAQLAKPFSYSDKRDKQEDGPGYGDDEGGKGEFDVEREGDVKHGPSYTPQLIKAKSAKCFDKRLKTLLELCDSTFYEATVELLKETEKSFRGDLSYLHTRRLDRALRRKQRVTNFLFEEDLCDDEDEGGTLRPFCAVNHAVDNYTLLNPPPIVLGPEPLELDDLASPSPPDPASETDQSQRKCELGLVETHLESSPSEQTLETQESSEETKGSFSSDKSGTSRAERRQDPTSEAPDPDSDLTTDLERESSSEDIETTAGEDEGDQTPVSLLEVMSEPEASRDDESEGIANGTCEIESDLLIPVDTACCMAQDGFLYEASAPESGPHPEQISQSQPCQNLVVNQEPQALLPLQDDYTVGSPSSGSPAAGLELPVGLLGDGVSRTSAEDGSDYTMSASTGSDRAASPLGYGAAVTLRQKKKAGQGALRFVRQYPFATQALWCLLSGRTLVVLGADEGRVRRLVGALALFVPGPGNCGERVQAWLSCPFTLNDLQRWKLIGLQRVASPVGSSMLYSLSRYSRYISILDVDQKTLRCPLYQGHLLANISNHRTYIRRGSTYFLHLQAMLCRLAARAFLLTFTHHLHLPVSFAEGPEVVEGRRRCFLQEQLGLGEEDSRILLYLSHLIAQRYLRPAKASMATSTCFSFNYTTSVLYKI from the exons ATGATAGGCTCACCTGACGTGGTGGCTTTTACTAAAGAGGATGAATATGGCGAGACCAATCCTGACCCCCTGGTTCTGCCCAAGGAGTTCTCTGTTCCCCTCCATCCTCTGGCCGACTTCAACCCCTGGGCCAAAACCTCCTTTGCCAAATTCACCAGAGACTTCATCCTGATCTCTGAGTTCTCGGAGCAGGTGGGCCCTCAGCCTCTCCTCACCATCCCTGAAGACCCTAAAGTCTGTGGAACCTTCGATCTCAACTACTTCTCACTGCGAATCATGTCGGTGGACTACCAGGCCTCCTTTGTGGGTCATCCACCTGGAACCGGCTACCCGAGGCTCAGCTTTGTGGAGGACTCCAGAGTCGTCCTGGGGGACTCCAAGGAAGGCGCCTTCGCCTACGTCCATCATCTCACGCTTTACGATCTGGAGGCGAGAGGCTTCGTGCGACCGTTCTGCATGGCGTACGTGTCAGCAGACGAGAGGAAAATCATGCTGCAGTTTGAGGAGCTGTCCATTCGCTTCTCTCAGGCCTCCGAGTGTCTGAAGGCCGGCAACAGGAGAGCGTTCGCCAAGGAGCTCCAGAGGAAACTCCGGGACCTCGA GTACACTCACTCTGTGCTTCAGAGGGAGGAGGGCCTGCAGAGAGAGGCCGGGCCTCAGTGCATGTACTCCCCTCACGCTGTGGAAAAAGCCAATGAGCTTGCAAATGTGGAAAAGAGCATCTATGAACACAGAGACCTCCTGAGGCAGATCAGCTCCTACCATCACTATCCTCGTCGAGACCCTCACGCCGTCGCCTGTCAGAAGTGCATCACGGATTGCTTGAATGAGTGCGAGGAGCTTTTAGACAAATACGCTCAGCTTGCCAAGCCTTTCAGTTACAGTGACAAAAGGGACAAACAAGAGGATGGGCCGGGTTACGGTGATGAtgagggaggaaaaggagaatTTGATGTCGAGCGTGAGGGCGATGTCAAACACGGGCCCTCCTACACTCCACAGTTGATCAAAGCGAAGTCTGCCAAGTGTTTTGACAAGCGTCTGAAGACGCTGCTCGAGCTGTGCGACAGCACGTTCTACGAGGCGACCGTGGAGCTCCTGAAGGAGACGGAGAAGAGTTTCCGAGGAGACCTCAGCTACCTGCACACTCGCCGCCTGGACAGGGCGTTACGCAGGAAGCAGAGAGTtaccaacttcctgtttgaggaaGACCtatgtgatgatgaagatgaaggggGGACACTAAGACCGTTCTGTGCTGTGAACCATGCTGTAGATAACTATACACTCTTAAATCCACCTCCCATTGTGCTCGGACCAGAACCTTTAGAGCTAGATGATCTGgcatctccatctcctccagacCCAGCCTCTGAGACTGACCAATCGCAAAGAAAGTGTGAACTTGGACTTGTTGAGACCCATCTGGAGTCCTCCCCCTCAGAGCAGACACTGGAGACCCAGGAGAGCTCAGAAGAAACCAAAGGAAGCTTCAGCAGCGATAAGAGCGGGACGAGTCGAGCAGAGAGAAGACAGGATCCAACGTCAGAAGCCCCCGATCCTGATTCCGATCTGACCACTGACCTGGAAAGGGAGAGCAGCAGTGAAGACATTGAGACCACCGCTGGGGAGGATGAAGGCGACCAGACGCCTGTGTCTCTTCTGGAAGTGATGTCTGAGCCGGAGGCCAGTAGGGATGACGAGTCCGAGGGAATCGCTAACGGAACTTGTGAGATTGAGTCGGATTTGTTGATTCCAGTGGACACGGCGTGCTGCATGGCTCAAGATGGTTTCCTGTACGAGGCCTCTGCCCCAGAGTCGGGGCCTCACCCTGAACAAATCTCCCAATCGCAGCCCTGTCAGAACCTGGTGGTCAACCAGGAGCCCCAAGCCCTACTGCCACTCCAGGATGATTATACGGTTGGTTCTCCATCCTCAGGAAGTCCTGCTGCGGGGCTGGAGCTGCCTGTGGGTCTCCTTGGAGATGGAGTGTCCAGGACCTCAGCGGAGGATGGGTCAGACTATACCATGAGTGCTTCTACGGGCTCCGATCGGGCGGCGTCACCTCTCGGCTACGGGGCGGCGGTGACGCTGCGTCAGAAAAAGAAAGCCGGACAAGGTGCCTTGAGGTTTGTGCGACAGTACCCGTTTGCCACGCAAGCCCTGTGGTGTCTGCTGAGTGGCAGAACGCTGGTGGTGCTCGGTGCAGACGAGGGAAGGGTCCGACGGCTGGTTGGTGCTCTGGCCCTCTTTGTGCCGGGTCCTGGGAATTGTGGGGAGAGGGTTCAGGCCTGGCTGTCCTGCCCGTTCACACTCAACGACCTGCAGAGGTGGAAACTCATTGGATTGCAAAG AGTGGCGTCCCCCGTGGGCTCCAGCATGCTTTACTCGCTGTCACGCTACAGCCGCTACATCTCCATCCTGGATGTGGACCAGAAGACTTTGCGCTGTCCTCTATATCAAGGCCACCTCCTGGCCAACATATCCAATCACCGAACATACATCCGTCGCGGTTCCACCTACTTCCTTCATTTACAGGCCATGCTGTGTCGCCTGGCAGCCAGGGCCTTCCTGTTGACCTTcacccaccacctccacctgccGGTCAGCTTCGCCGAGGGGCCCGAGGTGGTGGAGGGCCGACGGCGATGCTTTCTGCAGGAGCAGCTGGGGCTCGGTGAGGAGGACAGTCGGATTCTGCTCTACCTCAGCCATCTCATCGCGCAGCGGTACCTAAGGCCCGCCAAAGCCAGCATGGCCACATCGACTTGTTTTAGTTTTAACTACACCACCAGCGTTTTATACAAAATCTAA